GAGCCAAACTCGAGCACCATGCCTAGTCGAATCTCGAATCTCTGCTGCAAATTTTCCCCATGGCCTTATTCTTACTCCTCTATACTTTATTTGCTTTGGTACTTCACCTTTCTTTACTTCATCTTCCATTCTGTGAACAAGAATTTTATTAGCAATTTAGCATAATAACTTAGTAGTCTTTTATATTAAGTAAGAAAAATATAGTTGTTTGAAAATTTATTCAAGGTTCAATGGATTGGTAAATTAACAAACGTGATGAAAGATACATCCATGATTGAGATAGGTTGTAgaattcaattcaatgtatgtGGATGATCAGATAATGTGATTGATGCTATAAGCCTATAGTTtctattttgattatttattgttattattattgttattgttgataAAGAAAATCACCTAGTTGATATATATTTCTAACGAGACAAATTATGAGGTAAGAAGAATGATATCATGCATTATATGTTATTATATATGCTAATCATAATGTAATAGTTTAATTTTGGAATAATCTATGAAAAATTTGGATATAGAAAAATGACAATTGGTTTTACAAGTGCCACTTGTTTGTTGTGAAGTACTAATGATACGATTATGTAGTCCTTAATTAAAGGAAGATGAAATTAATCACGTGGTTAATGGTATCTTGAGGTAGTAATTGTGAAACATTGAACTTCAAGCTTTGTCCATGTTTTCTTACATCATGTGTTCTTTGATAATGAAATAGAACTTGAtggcttttttttttcttgtcctTTGTGTTGAATAATTAGAGTTCTATTTATGAATAATCATGTAGTGTTTTTGCACAAAAATTAACTTGTAAAACCAATGAAATTAACatggaaaattttaaaattgatattgcATAGTGGAATTTGAACAATCTTTTTATAATCTATTACAACAAATTCCAAATCAGTTTCCGACATCTCGGCATTTTGATTATCACCGAATTCAATTTGTTAAATCTGAGTTGTCACTGAAAAGAATTTACATCgggataattttttttatcttaaaaaGGAAGGCTTAGGAATGCAAGATGCAAGTCCATGGCCTCAACTCTGGACAAACCTCTAGTGTGGTGAAGGCAAATTGCCTGATACACCATGAGGCTGCCCAGATCTGGTTGGCATACTGCCTATTTGGGCTTGGCCGTCCAAATCATCTCCCCTCACCCATTTACTATGTAAACGTGAAAAATGACGTATCTAAGTATGTTGTTTCGGTGTTCAATCTCTGACAGTaccatttattatttatttactccATTACTCTTAATTATCTTCTACCGGTCCGTTTTATAAGAGATTAAACTGCTTTTGAATTTATTAAATGATCAAATAGAATAATAATGTTTATGTAGTAGAGTTTGATATTACGATAAGCATAATTGATAAAATCCATAGTCAAACTTGATTCATGGCATAGAACGTATTCAGTTATCATACCTTAGACCATTTAAAACCATGAATCATACCCTTCCTGTGCTTGACTCTGATCAGTCACAGAGATGTTGTTGCTAAAGGGGAGCGATTTTTCTGCATTGCTTTTTTATGTCTTTTCTGGATGGAAATTCAGTGGACAAGAACAATTTCCAACTTATTGTGGTCTTTTATTAGACTCAACAACAAATGTTGGAACTcgaaatcaaaaggaaacaaaaaaaagttgaaaaacaAAAGACAAACTTGTGCCATAACCAAGTAAACACCTCCTTAAACAAAATATTACACTATTATATCAAAATCAATGAGAACTTTTTCAAGCTTTCGGAAGCCTTATATAAATTTATCATAATTCGAttgtaaaaaaacaaatattaacacGGTTTAATcattacaaatattttatgaaattATGTTAGTCATAGTTTAACTTCTGATAAATTTTAATATCTTTCAAAATGATACCAAAATCTTACAATGGATTTTGTAAAAGACAAACCGAACCTATCCAATATTTTGGATTGGACCAACCCAAATTATCTGGTTGACCATGAACCATGGCTGTCACTAAGGGACACCACTATCTAGCAGGACCATCCAAGACACTACACTAGTAAACATGAGGGACAAGAGCCAAGACAACATTCATTCAAATTTCAGAAAAGACAAACCACATTCCAAAAATGACACACTACAAAGATTGTTTTTTACTACAAATAAAAAGATAACCTTACTTGTAAAGTCAAACACTGACCCCTCGTACTTCTCAATGTGTAGTTCCTTTTGTGACAAATGCATGTGCCTGTTCCTTACAACTTAGaactcataataataataataacaatccaATGCATTCATTTCATTGCTTTTCCACTTTCATCACTATTTTAgtatttatttctttaaattaCACTCATTTCTATCAAACACAATCTTTCTTTCTTCCTTCTCATTGctaagaaacaaagcaatatcaTATCTAACATTCatagtttcatagttttcaaatgtCACAATCTTCTTGGCCTATAGTTGCAATTGTTGTGCTAAGCATCTTAGCCATTGTTTTCATATTCATCGGTTACTTGATTCTTGTGACCAAATGTTACTCTAACTGGTGGCATCCATTGAGATGGATATCAATCCTACCACCTTCACAGAATGAAGAGCCCTTCATAGCGTTCTCTCCGAGGACATGGAACCGCGGTGTTGACGAATCCGTCATCCAAGAAATCCCAACGTTTCAGTTCACGAAAGGAGAAGGCGGTGATGATCGTCGAAGTGTCAAAGGTTGTGTGGTTTGTTTGAATTCTTTTCAAGAACAAGATATGCTGAAAGTACTTCCGAATTGCAGCCACCACTTTCACTTGGATTGTATTAACATTTGGCTTCAAACAAATGCTAATTGTCCTCTTTGTAGAACAAGCATTTCGGGCAACACGCAGTTTCCGACGAACCGTAACATAGCAGCACCGAGTTCTTCACCGCAGGATTCTCAGTTATTCTCTAACATGGGTAGTGATGAAGATTTTGTGGTGATTGAATTATGGGGCGAAGGAGAGCATAGAGGAACAATGTCTCATATGCAGCAAGAAAGAAATGAGTCAAGGGAAATCATAGCATCAGTGAGTAGAACTCACTCTACAGCTAGAAACACGAAGGAGGAGAAGGTGGTGGAGCTGAAACCATGGAAGTGTCACAGTGTTTCCATCATGGGTGATGAGTGCATTGATGTCCGAAAAAAAGATGAGCATTTCTCTATTCAGCCAATTAGACGATCTTTCTCATTGGATTCTGCAAGTGATAGAAAAGCTTACTTGGAAGTTCAAGACATCATCCGACAGAATAGTCGGCATCGTCAAAATGGAGATTGTGACAGTGAAGATTGTAATAGTAGCAAGGGTAGAAGATCATTCTTTCCATTTCGTTATGGTAGGGGATCAAAAACTTCATTGCTTGCTAGAGAGAACAGAGTATAATAATGGTAATAATGATAATAACACTATGATTATGTAAACTGATGCAATTAGAAaagttgttttattgtttttttttccttAATGTTGTATTCTAAATTTTCATTCCAGTTTTGCTGGTGAGATCTTTAAATTTGAGTGGGGTCAATGAGGAGTGACATAAAAGACAATGCTTTAATAGAGATAGTATGACACTATTAGAAGTATTATCAAAAATAGAAATAGTTGCTTTTAGTGTCATTGCTTAAAATCACAAATGAAAGCAAATGATTACTTGTACGCACGCAGCTTTCATTCATGTTCAATTCATGATTCCTCTGTCCTCTCTTTTAGTGTCATTTGGGCCCAAAGATTGTAAAGACTGCAGGGTAGGCTATCAATCGGAAGACAGATAATAGAGGGAGCTAGAGAATGGGAAACCACTAGAAAATCTTATCAAAGACCCTTCATATGCAGCTTCAAGACATTTTTAAGTTCTAACATCAATCTGAGTACTTAAATGAATCTATGTAC
The Vicia villosa cultivar HV-30 ecotype Madison, WI linkage group LG6, Vvil1.0, whole genome shotgun sequence genome window above contains:
- the LOC131610107 gene encoding RING-H2 finger protein ATL16-like → MSQSSWPIVAIVVLSILAIVFIFIGYLILVTKCYSNWWHPLRWISILPPSQNEEPFIAFSPRTWNRGVDESVIQEIPTFQFTKGEGGDDRRSVKGCVVCLNSFQEQDMLKVLPNCSHHFHLDCINIWLQTNANCPLCRTSISGNTQFPTNRNIAAPSSSPQDSQLFSNMGSDEDFVVIELWGEGEHRGTMSHMQQERNESREIIASVSRTHSTARNTKEEKVVELKPWKCHSVSIMGDECIDVRKKDEHFSIQPIRRSFSLDSASDRKAYLEVQDIIRQNSRHRQNGDCDSEDCNSSKGRRSFFPFRYGRGSKTSLLARENRV